From a region of the Helianthus annuus cultivar XRQ/B chromosome 5, HanXRQr2.0-SUNRISE, whole genome shotgun sequence genome:
- the LOC110942244 gene encoding protein WHAT'S THIS FACTOR 1 homolog, chloroplastic, with the protein MKIPSGKILINTYVHNTNFHLLRRFSLWSMKKDPDLEAALTRNRRWIVNNQIKNIILRCPDHVASVNFLQKKFKTLDLQGKALNWVKKYPCCFEVYFKDDEYHCRLTKKMMLLVQEEETVKDMQETVFVERLAKLLMMVSNHRLNVSKLNEIKNNLGLPDDYLIRIIPKHLDMFRVVNYGGRKNSMQIELIKWDPELAVSKIERKSKERVCNPSFTCSLPSTWVKSWERFREFDSLPYISPYTDPGHLVNGSKESEKRTIGLLHEFLSLTLWKKASIMKLGHFTREFRLPERLNVLLLKHPGIFYVSNKYQIYTVLLREGYNGSELVEKDPLVVVKDKFGELMQEGLHEYNRRRHMLNLEKKRKKGVIAMKREKNEPVHELSDEGDDLGGIFDPEERKRFYKILFEEKAR; encoded by the coding sequence ATGAAGATACCAAGTGGGAAAATATTGATCAATACGTATGTGCATAATACAAATTTTCATCTTCTTCGAAGATTCTCTCTTTGGTCAATGAAAAAAGACCCGGATCTTGAAGCAGCTTTAACCCGAAACCGTCGATGGATCGTAAATAATCAGATTAAAAATATAATCTTGCGGTGTCCTGATCATGTGGCCTCTGTTAATTTCCTTCAAAAGAAGTTCAAAACTCTTGATCTTCAAGGGAAAGCGCTAAACTGGGTTAAGAAATACCCGTGCTGCTTTGAAGTATACTTCAAAGACGATGAATATCATTGCAGATTAACGAAAAAGATGATGCTTTTAGTACAAGAAGAAGAAACCGTAAAAGATATGCAAGAAACGGTTTTTGTTGAGAGATTAGCAAAGTTATTAATGATGGTTTCTAATCATCGGCTCAACGTCTCGAAACTCAATGAAATCAAAAATAATTTAGGGTTACCGGATGATTATCTGATAAGGATCATACCAAAACATCTTGATATGTTTCGGGTGGTTAATTACGGCGGGAGAAAGAATTCAATGCAAATCGAGCTCATCAAGTGGGACCCAGAATTAGCGGTTTCGAAAATCGAAAGAAAATCGAAAGAACGTGTCTGCAACCCGTCATTCACATGTTCGTTACCTTCGACTTGGGTAAAATCATGGGAACGATTTCGTGAATTCGATTCGTTGCCGTACATTTCACCTTATACGGATCCGGGTCATTTAGTAAACGGGTCGAAGGAATCAGAAAAACGAACGATCGGTTTACTGCACGAGTTTCTGTCACTTACATTATGGAAGAAAGCATCAATCATGAAGTTAGGTCATTTCACGAGGGAATTTCGTTTACCGGAGAGATTAAACGTTCTGCTCTTAAAGCATCCGGGGATATTCTACGTTTCGAATAAATATCAAATTTATACTGTTTTACTTAGAGAAGGGTATAACGGGTCAGAATTGGTTGAAAAAGACCCGCTTGTAGTTGTGAAGGATAAATTTGGAGAATTGATGCAGGAGGGACTTCATGAGTATAATAGAAGGCGTCACATGTTGAAtttagaaaagaaaagaaaaaaaggcGTTATAGCAATGAAACGAGAGAAAAATGAACCGGTTCATGAACTGTCTGATGAAGGGGATGATCTAGGTGGCATATTTGATCCTGAGGAAAGAAAACGGTTTTATAAAATTCTTTTTGAAGAGAAAGCGCGATAA
- the LOC110942243 gene encoding O-fucosyltransferase 23 produces MELLKLKHVNFFKCHVSYLVSICVFLFVMVLIFRTLLLPSPFPFGRFKNNEFEWNHVRMKFLEVPQIVWGLNNQKIAFARACLTARMLNRSLLMPSLSASLFYKEIDQLEPISFDKVFNFERFNSLCDGFVRVSRYSDVGNRSNVIEVQKGSGRRWTLERDLDQLKEFSKRDYDAYETIRVVGKNPFLWHDHWPVSDYAKVFECLVLVDEISKEANEVVSKIREFGSEVKNGSSSYQTPYVAIHMRIEKDWMIHCKNRERRSNLTNICSSKEEITTRVANIPALKPPTTLYLAVANELLEDDSILNGWKEGMHPVDKKRLGLTEIYKNHSYLIQAAIDYEVCLNADVFVGNSYSTFSSLLVLERTQKIIKTGISHACGNNVRWPSYAYNIEGESGGPQLWMTNLSDSSLQAISYGSNSVSCRIV; encoded by the coding sequence ATGGAGTTGTTAAAGTTGAAACATGTGAATTTTTTCAAGTGTCATGTGAGTTATTTGGTTTCCATATGTGTGTTCTTGTTTGTTATGGTTTTGATCTTTAGAACTCTTTTACTCCCTAGCCCGTTTCCCTTTGGTCGGTTTAAAAACAACGAATTCGAGTGGAATCATGTAAGAATGAAGTTCTTAGAGGTGCCTCAAATCGTTTGGGGATTAAACAATCAAAAGATTGCCTTTGCAAGAGCTTGTTTGACCGCACGAATGTTGAATAGATCTCTTCTAATGCCTAGTTTAAGCGCGTCTTTGTTTTACAAAGAAATCGATCAATTGGAACCTATTTCGTTCGATAAAGTCTTCAACTTTGAGAGGTTTAACTCTCTTTGTGATGGGTTTGTGCGCGTGAGTCGATACTCGGATGTTGGGAATCGAAGCAATGTAATCGAGGTTCAAAAGGGTAGTGGTAGGAGATGGACACTTGAAAGAGATCTTGATCAATTGAAAGAGTTTAGCAAGCGAGATTATGATGCGTATGAGACTATTCGAGTAGTTGGGAAGAACCCTTTTCTATGGCATGATCATTGGCCCGTTAGCGATTATGCAAAGGTGTTTGAATGTTTGGTTTTAGTAGATGAAATCTCCAAAGAAGCAAATGAAGTCGTGTCGAAGATTAGAGAGTTTGGAAGTGAAGTAAAGAATGGTTCTTCTTCGTATCAAACACCATATGTAGCGATCCATATGAGGATCGAAAAAGATTGGATGATACATTGTAAAAATCGAGAACGACGATCAAATTTAACGAACATTTGTAGTAGTAAAGAGGAGATTACAACTAGAGTAGCGAATATTCCCGCCCTAAAACCACCAACGACTCTTTATCTCGCCGTGGCTAATGAGCTTCTTGAAGATGATTCAATCTTGAATGGTTGGAAAGAGGGTATGCATCCGGTTGACAAAAAGCGATTAGGGTTAACCGAAATTTACAAGAACCATTCGTATCTAATTCAAGCAGCGATAGACTATGAAGTTTGCTTAAACGCCGATGTTTTTGTGGGCAATAGTTATTCAACGTTTTCTAGTCTTTTGGTTCTCGAGAGAACTCAAAAGATAATCAAAACGGGAATTTCGCACGCATGTGGAAACAATGTCAGATGGCCTTCGTATGCTTATAACATTGAAGGGGAATCTGGCGGTCCACAGCTATGGATGACAAATTTATCCGATTCAAGCTTACAAGCGATTAGTTATGGTTCGAATAGTGTCTCGTGCCGAATAGTTTAA